The sequence GATGGCCGCGAGCGAAGGCGAGGTGGTGGTGCGGCTCAAGGGCGGCGACCCCTTCATCTTCGGGCGCGGCGGTGAAGAGGTCGAAGCCCTGCGCGCCGCCGGCATCGAGGTGCAGGTGGTCAACGGCATCACGGCCGGCCTGGCCGGGCTCACCTCGCTGGGTGTGCCGCTCACGCACCGCGAACACGCGCATGGCGTGGTGTTCGTCACCGGCCACGCCAAGCCCGGCGACAGCGGCACCGACTGGCCGTCCCTGGCGGCCACCGCGCGCGACGCCAAGCTCACGCTGGTGATCTACATGGGCGTGAGCGGTTCGCAGCAGATCCAGACCGATCTGCTCACCGGTCTGCCCACCCACACACCGGTGGCCGTGATCCAGCACGCCACGCTGCCCCATCAGCGCCACGCTGTCACCACGCTGGGGCAACTGCGCGCCACCATCGAGCGCGAAGGCCTGGGCAGCCCGGCGGTGATCGTGGTGGGCGATGTGGTCAGCGGCATCGCCGCTCTTCAGACGCCTCTGCCGCTCGCCCGCACGGCCTGAGCCCGCGCGCCAGCGCCCCGCTACACTGCCGCAGCCGCGCCCCCGTCGGGGCGCCCGGGAGCCTGCTGCATGCTCAAAAAACTCAACCAGTTCACCGAAGGCCACGGCGCGCTGCGCCCGGGCCGTGGCCTCGTCACCGGCGCCATTGCGTTGTCGCTGGCCATCCTGTGTTTCCTCGGCGTGATGGCCTTCCACTTTCCGCAGTACCTCACCACGCCGCAGCTGCGCCAGCAGTACGACGTGGGCCTCATGCGCCAGTTGCTCTTCGCGGGCATGGTGATCGCCGGCGGCCTGAGCCTGGTCAACGTGTTGTTCAACCGCGCGCGCTGGTTGTCTGCCTTTGCGTTTGCGCTGGTCACGCTCAGCGCGCTGCTGGGTGGGCACCAGGTGGAGGTGGACCCGAACTTCCCCGACCACACGCCCTACATCGGCATGGACTGGTTCATCCTCGATCTGCTGGGCTCGGCGCTGATCTTCATCTTCATTGAAAAGCTGTTTGCCCTGCGCAAGGACCAGCCGGTGTTCCGCCCCGAGTGGCAGACCGACTTTCACCACTTCATCGTCAACCACATGGTGATCGGCTTCATGCTGCTGGCCACCAACCTGCTGGTGCACAACCTCTTCGGCTGGGTGCCGGTGGACGGTGTGCGCGGATGGATCGCGGCGCTGCCGTTCTGGGCCGCGCTGCCGCTGATCATTCTGGTGGCGGATCTTGCCCAGTACTGGACGCACCGCGCGTACCACGAGGTGCCCCTGCTATGGCGTCTGCACGCGGTGCACCACAGCACCAAGCACATGGACTGGATGGCCGGCTCGCGCCAGCACATCCTGGAAACCATCATCACGCGCACGCTGGTGCTCGGGCCCATCTACCTGCTGGGGTTCTCCAAGGAAGTGATCGACGCCTACATCATCGTGGTGGGCTTCCAGGCCGTGTTCAACCACGCCAACGTGAGCGTGCGCCTGGGCCCGCTGCGCTACCTCATCGTCACGCCCAACTTCCACCACTGGCACCACAGCCAGGACGCCGACGCGCTGGACAAAAACTACGCCGCGCACTACGCCTTCCTCGACCACCTGTTCGGCACCGCCGTCAACAGCCACAAGGTCTGGCCCGAGCGCTACGGCGTGCTGGGCGACTACGTGCCCAAGGGCTTTCTCAAGCAGCTCGCGTTCCCCTTCACCTGGAAAGGCTGAGCGCCCAGCCTACACTGCGCGCCATGCAAAACTTCGACGCCATCGTCATCGGCGCTGGCGCCGCCGGCCTGTTCTGTGCCGGCATCGCCGGTCAACGCGGCTTGAGCGTGCTCGTGCTCGATCACAGCGAGAAGGTGGCCGAAAAGATCCGCATTTCGGGCGGCGGCCGCGCCAACTTCACCAACCGCGACCTCGACCCGCACGCCCCGCACAAGCACTTCATCAGCGCCAACCCGAACTTCTGCCGCTCCGCGCTGTCGCGCTACACGCCGGCCGACTTCATCTCGCTCCTGCAGACGCACGGCATCGCCTTCCACGAAAAGCACAAGGGCCAGCTGTTCTGCGACCACTCGGCCGAAGACCTGATCCAGATGCTGCTGCGCGAGTGCGACGCCGGTGGCGTGCAGCGCTGGCAGCCCTGCGGCATCCAGGCCGTGCGGGTGGACAGCGAGGGGATGTACGAACTCGACACCGACCGGGGCCCGGTGCGCAGCCGCTCCGTGGTGGTGGCCACCGGCGGCCTGTCCATCCCCAAGATCGGTGCGACCGACTTCGGTTACCGCATCGCAAAACAGTTCGACCTGCGTCTGGTCGAGCCGCGCCCGGGCCTAGTGCCGATGACGTTCGACGGTGACCATTGGTTGCCGTACGCCGGACTCTCGGGCCTCGCGCTGCCAGTTCGCATCGAGACCGGCGACAAGAAGATCCGCATGGCGTTCAACGAAGACCTGCTGTTCACCCACCGCGGCCTCTCGGGCCCGGCGGTGTTGCAGATTTCGAGCTACTGGCACGACAAGACCCCGATCCGCCTGAATCTGGCGCCCGACACCGACCTGCCCGCCGCGCTGGCCCGCGCCAAGGCCACCTCACGCAAGCTGATCACCAACGAACTCGCCGGCCTCGTGCCCAGCCGCCTGGCCGACGCCTGGGTGCAGCAGGACGCCGACTGGCAGCGACCGGTGGCCGAGGCGTCCGACAAGGCCCTGACCCGGCTCGCCGAGCGCCTGTCGCGCTGGGAAATCACCCCCACCGGCACCGAAGGCTACAAAAAGGCCGAGGTGACGCTGGGCGGCGTGGACACACGCGACCTGTCGTCACAAACCATGGAATCGAAGCAGCCGGGTCTGTATTTCATCGGCGAGGTGGTGGACGTGACCGGCTGGCTGGGCGGCTACAACTTCCAGTGGGCCTGGGCATCGGCCCATGCGTGCGCCCAAGCTCTGTAGCCAACGGCCATGAAGTGGCTATAATCCAAGGCTTTGCTGGCAAATACCCGTCTGCCAATACTAGTTAACGACGGGACATTTTGCGGATACGACGCTTGGGCCCGATCTTCCCGAACATCCTCTTTCCGCGCATTCTGGACATTTCTCGCCCATGACGACCATCCGTGTAAAAGACAACGAACCCTTTGACGTCGCTCTGCGCCGTTTCAAGCGCACCATCGAAAAGCTCGGCTTGCTGACCGACCTGCGCGCCCGTGAGTTTTACGAAAAGCCCACCGCCGAGCGCAAGCGCAAGAAGGCCGCCGCCGTCAAGCGCCACTACAAGCGTGTGCGCTCGATGCAGCTGCCCAAAAAGCTGTACTGAGCACCTGCTGCCGGGTCCGCCCGGTCGCGAAAAAGCCCG is a genomic window of Hydrogenophaga sp. RAC07 containing:
- the cobA gene encoding uroporphyrinogen-III C-methyltransferase translates to MHTPSEFLPGTVSLVGAGPGDPELLTLKAVKAISAATVLLVDDLVSDAVLAHASPRARIVHVGKRGGCKSTPQAFIEKLMVMAASEGEVVVRLKGGDPFIFGRGGEEVEALRAAGIEVQVVNGITAGLAGLTSLGVPLTHREHAHGVVFVTGHAKPGDSGTDWPSLAATARDAKLTLVIYMGVSGSQQIQTDLLTGLPTHTPVAVIQHATLPHQRHAVTTLGQLRATIEREGLGSPAVIVVGDVVSGIAALQTPLPLARTA
- a CDS encoding sterol desaturase family protein, whose amino-acid sequence is MLKKLNQFTEGHGALRPGRGLVTGAIALSLAILCFLGVMAFHFPQYLTTPQLRQQYDVGLMRQLLFAGMVIAGGLSLVNVLFNRARWLSAFAFALVTLSALLGGHQVEVDPNFPDHTPYIGMDWFILDLLGSALIFIFIEKLFALRKDQPVFRPEWQTDFHHFIVNHMVIGFMLLATNLLVHNLFGWVPVDGVRGWIAALPFWAALPLIILVADLAQYWTHRAYHEVPLLWRLHAVHHSTKHMDWMAGSRQHILETIITRTLVLGPIYLLGFSKEVIDAYIIVVGFQAVFNHANVSVRLGPLRYLIVTPNFHHWHHSQDADALDKNYAAHYAFLDHLFGTAVNSHKVWPERYGVLGDYVPKGFLKQLAFPFTWKG
- the rpsU gene encoding 30S ribosomal protein S21; its protein translation is MTTIRVKDNEPFDVALRRFKRTIEKLGLLTDLRAREFYEKPTAERKRKKAAAVKRHYKRVRSMQLPKKLY
- a CDS encoding NAD(P)/FAD-dependent oxidoreductase; its protein translation is MQNFDAIVIGAGAAGLFCAGIAGQRGLSVLVLDHSEKVAEKIRISGGGRANFTNRDLDPHAPHKHFISANPNFCRSALSRYTPADFISLLQTHGIAFHEKHKGQLFCDHSAEDLIQMLLRECDAGGVQRWQPCGIQAVRVDSEGMYELDTDRGPVRSRSVVVATGGLSIPKIGATDFGYRIAKQFDLRLVEPRPGLVPMTFDGDHWLPYAGLSGLALPVRIETGDKKIRMAFNEDLLFTHRGLSGPAVLQISSYWHDKTPIRLNLAPDTDLPAALARAKATSRKLITNELAGLVPSRLADAWVQQDADWQRPVAEASDKALTRLAERLSRWEITPTGTEGYKKAEVTLGGVDTRDLSSQTMESKQPGLYFIGEVVDVTGWLGGYNFQWAWASAHACAQAL